A genome region from Acinetobacter lwoffii includes the following:
- a CDS encoding proteasome-type protease codes for MTYCCALRLEQGMLFISDTRTNAGVDHISVFRKLYTFGIPGERMIVIQASGNLATTQAVIGHIKNQLELKQEPNILSLHTMFDVAELVGSMLKKVIANVTSDISEQSNYYCNLLVGGQLKDQDMQLYHVYPQGNFICATRDTPYFQIGESKYGKPILDRALTYDMPLDEALRCSLISFASTLRSNVSVGMPLDVLVYKKDSLIMPRGKRIAEDDEYFTSISRQWSETLKKGLAELPVPSNEYFL; via the coding sequence ATGACGTATTGTTGTGCACTACGTTTAGAGCAAGGTATGCTTTTTATCAGTGATACCCGGACGAATGCCGGAGTAGATCACATTTCTGTATTTCGAAAGTTGTATACCTTTGGTATTCCTGGTGAACGTATGATCGTCATACAGGCATCCGGAAATCTGGCAACCACACAAGCCGTGATTGGGCATATCAAAAATCAGCTCGAACTGAAGCAGGAACCCAATATCTTGAGTCTGCACACCATGTTTGATGTCGCTGAGCTGGTGGGTAGTATGCTGAAAAAAGTGATTGCCAATGTTACGAGCGATATTTCGGAACAAAGTAATTATTATTGCAATCTGCTGGTCGGGGGGCAACTTAAAGATCAGGATATGCAGCTTTATCATGTTTATCCGCAAGGGAACTTTATCTGTGCCACACGCGATACGCCGTATTTCCAGATTGGCGAAAGTAAATATGGCAAGCCAATCTTGGATCGTGCGCTGACTTATGATATGCCGCTGGATGAAGCTTTGCGCTGTTCCCTGATTTCATTTGCATCGACCCTACGTTCCAATGTATCGGTTGGTATGCCCCTCGATGTGCTGGTCTATAAAAAAGACAGTCTGATCATGCCAAGAGGCAAGCGTATTGCCGAAGATGATGAGTATTTCACGTCAATCAGCCGGCAATGGTCAGAGACCTTGAAAAAAGGATTGGCGGAACTTCCGGTTCCCTCTAATGAGTATTTCTTATAA
- a CDS encoding BLUF domain-containing protein — protein MYQFCYASKSTSPKPDLLEDLANILKEARDFNYQHQVTGVLYFADGHFFQCLEGECPTLKSLLVERLNKDPRHQDIKLFETKEIEYPSFPDWSMKYISKRSQIQQFCREMGFDEFNPFDFQQSHVDALLMQLCIEQGEEQKSA, from the coding sequence ATGTACCAATTTTGTTACGCCAGTAAAAGTACTTCTCCCAAACCTGACTTACTTGAAGATTTGGCGAATATCCTGAAAGAAGCTCGTGATTTTAATTACCAGCATCAAGTGACAGGTGTACTGTATTTCGCAGATGGTCATTTTTTTCAATGTCTCGAAGGGGAATGTCCCACTTTAAAAAGTCTGCTGGTGGAGCGACTGAATAAAGATCCTCGCCATCAGGATATTAAATTATTTGAGACCAAGGAAATTGAATATCCGAGTTTCCCAGATTGGTCGATGAAATATATTTCTAAACGCAGTCAAATCCAGCAATTCTGTCGGGAAATGGGATTTGATGAGTTTAATCCTTTTGACTTTCAGCAAAGTCATGTCGATGCCTTATTAATGCAATTATGCATAGAGCAGGGCGAAGAACAAAAGTCAGCCTAA